One Oryza glaberrima chromosome 10, OglaRS2, whole genome shotgun sequence DNA segment encodes these proteins:
- the LOC127785769 gene encoding BOI-related E3 ubiquitin-protein ligase 1-like, producing the protein MAVQAHYHHHHHHQQQHQPPPLFLARGVVVSPETTRPAGMEYHYQQHQQPPLFLDFSHGDGDGGNSRKRPREADAAAAMVAAPPPQMLSLQPQAQAQGHKVVSLAQLHNKRPPAATGLRLDFDDGGSEHVSTTTTSSASSLLSDELATQFDRCKNEMARMFQDHTERLRRALGEVRRRHYRSLLGAAEAAAARRMREKEAEASNAARRGAELEERVARLRAEAAAWQAKALADQSTAAALHAQLQQAAAAAAQARGSKSPEDDDNINPNAAAADDAESGFVDPDRVEEVTPPPPPSRPCRTCRARPSSVVLLPCRHLCVCEACEPAVSTAIAAACPTCRGAVTGTVQVFIS; encoded by the exons ATGGCAGTTCAGGCGcattaccaccaccaccatcaccaccagcagcagcatcagcctcctcctctcttcctcgcCAG AGGCGTCGTCGTCTCGCCGGAGACCACCAGGCCGGCGGGCATGGAGTATCACTaccagcagcatcagcagcctCCCCTCTTCTTGGACTTCTCGCATGGAGATGGAG ATGGGGGCAACTCGAGGAAGCGGCCGCGagaggcggatgcggcggcggccatggttgctgcgccgccgccgcagatgtTGTCGCTGCAGCcgcaggcgcaggcgcaggGGCACAAGGTGGTGAGCCTGGCGCAGCTGCACAAcaagcggccgccggcggcgacggggctccgCCTCGACTTCGACGACGGCGGGTCGGAGCACGTGTCGACGacgaccacctcctccgcgtcgTCTCTCCTCTCCGACGAGCTCGCCACGCAGTTCGACCGGTGCAAGAACGAGATGGCGCGTATGTTCCAGGATCAT ACGGAGAGGCTGCGCCGCGCGCTGGGCGAGGTGAGGCGGCGGCACTACCGGTCGCtgctcggcgcggcggaggcggcggcggcgcgccggatgagggagaaggaggcggaggcctcgaatgcggcgcggcgcggcgccgagcTGGAGGAGCGCGTCGCGCGGctgcgggcggaggcggcggcgtggcaggcGAAGGCGCTCGCCGACCagtccaccgccgcggcgctccACGCGCAGCtccagcaggcggcggcggccgcggcgcaggCGAGGGGCAGCAAGTCGCCGGAGGACGACGACAACATCAaccccaacgccgccgccgcggacgacgCCGAGTCGGGGTTCGTCGACCCGGACAGAGTGGAGGAGgtgaccccgccgccgccgccgtcgcggccgtgCCGGACGTGCCGGGCGAGGCCATcctccgtcgtcctcctcccctgccgccACCTCTGCGTGTGCGAGGCGTGCGAGCccgccgtctccaccgccatcgccgccgcctgccccaCGTGCCGCGGCGCGGTCACCGGCACCGTGCAGGTCTTCATctcgtga